The Pararhizobium sp. IMCC21322 sequence GTTTCTGCCGTTGCAGGCCTGCATAATGCCAAGATCGACTTGCAACATACGGTTCCTTCAACGAAAGATGATGGCGAGGATCATCCGGGACGTGGTTTGAGTGTTTCAATGCGCTTCCCCGGCTTGCAGGATATGAAGGGCAATATCGGTGAATTGGCAGGAACTGAGCAACCAGCATAAAACGCTTGAAACATGCTTCTCGCCCCTGGTTGATCAAGCAACCTGTGATGCAAAGCAACAGTCCAATCACGATCTGGACCTCTCTGGTTTTCCACCCCTTTTCGCAAATTTTCTTCGAACAATAGGCAGCAACGCCCCGCATCTGCAGCACCTTATGATGCAGGATGCCGACCGCCTCAAAACCCTCTGCAGCAGCGGGTTTGATGCATTTCTCAGTGGCGCAACAGAGCGATTGATTGCTGGTCTTACGGGCGCTGTTGAAGACGCGGAGGCTATGGTCCACCTGCGCCAATACAAACAGGCAACCTCCCTGAGCATCGCATTGTGGGATTTGGCAGATGCTGTGCCACAGACCGCTATTTTAGCAGCTTTAAGTCAGGCCGCAGAACTGTCTGTTGAAGCTGGATTACGCTATCTCATCACCCGTGAAATCGCCGCTGGTAAATGCAATTTTGAACTTCCGGAGGAGGGACTTGAGGGGCTGGGTTTTGTTTTGCTGGGAATGGGCAAACTCGGCGCCTGGGAATTGAACTATTCCAGCGATATCGACCTCATAGCGCTTTATGATCAGGATGTAAGGTCTTTGGCCGACGGTCAGGAAGCATCCGTTTTTTGGGTCAGGCTCATAAAGCGACTGGTGCGGTTGATGCAGGAGCGCACTGGCGATGGTTATGTCTACCGAATGGATTTGCGCCTAAGGCCGGACCCGGGTTCAACACCACTGGCTGTTTCACTGGCGGGTGCTTTGCAATATTACGAAGGCACTGGCCAGAATTGGGAACGGGCGGCGCTCATAAAGGCCCGACCCATCGCGGGAGACAAAACGGTTGGTGAGGTCTTTCTGACCCGTGTCAGCCCCTTCATCTGGCGGAAGTATCTCGACTATGCCGCAATTGAAGACATTCAGGCGATCAAGCGACAGATCCACGCGCATAAAGGGTTTGGCCAGATTTGCAGCGCAGGCCACAACATCAAGCTGGGGCGTGGCGGAATTCGCGAGATCGAATTTTTTGTCCAAACCCAACAATTGATCGCTGGCGGGCGCAATTCGGATTTGCGAAATCGCAAGACGCTGAACGGACTGGAGCAGCTTCGGGACATCGGATGGGTGGAACAGACAGTCTGTCACGAATTGTCCGAGGCTTACGACTATCTGCGCCGCGTGGAAAATCGGATCCAGATGATGGATGATGAGCAGACGCACATCATTCCACAGGATGAGCCCAAACGGCTATCTCTGGCGGTGTTGTCCTCGGCAACTGATCTGGACAGCTTTGACCAACAACTTATCGCGACCTTCACCACGGTGCAGCGGCATTATGCACATTTGTTTGAAGAGAAAAACGGGTCGGAAAATACATCTGGAAATCTCGTATTCAGCGGAGAAGATGACGATCCTGATACCATGCAAACCCTTTCAGGGCTTGGGTTCGCCAGGCCTTCTGATGCAATCGCCCTGATCAAAGGTTGGCATTTTGGCCGCATACCGGCAACGCGATCGGAACATGCCCGCACAGTGCTCACCGAACTGATGCCAACATTGCTGCGACATATGTCGGACAGCGGTCAACCAGATGTAGCGATGGCCGGTTTCGACCGGTTTCTAAAAGGGCTTCCTGCCGGCTTGCAATTGTTCAGCCTGTTGAAATCAAACCCTGAACTGCTGAGCCTCTTATCCGTCATTCTGGGCGCTGCGCCACGTCTTGCCAATACCATCACCAGACGTCCCCATGTTTTGGACGCGCTGCTTGATCCCGGTTTTTTCGGAACCGACTTTACCGTTGAAGACATGACGGCACATCTGCAGCAGAGCCTGGCCCTGTCGCTTGGTTTCGAGGACGCGCTGGATCGGGCACGCATCTTCACACAGGAGCAACTCTTTCTTATTGGAACCCGCATTCTGTCGGGAACCCTGACGGCGAGCGAGACAGGTCGAGCCTATACCGGCCTTGCTGAAGCCGTGATCTGGAAAATGCTGCAGGAGACGCAGAAGGACTTTGTCAAACGTCACGGTATTGTTGCAGGTGCAAAGCTTTGTGTTGTCGCTATGGGCAAGCTTGGCAATCGGGAAATGACAGCGACCTCCGATCTCGATCTCATGCTGATCTACGATTTTAATGAAGGTGTCACACAGTCTGACGGGCGAAGGCCGCTTGCCGTCTCGCAATATTTTATGCGCCTGACCCAGCGCCTTATTACAGCTCTGTCTGCACCAACAGGCGAGGGCTTGCTTTATGAAATTGATATGCGATTGCGCCCATCGGGCAATGCAGGTCCGCTCGCAACCCAGTTTCAGACATTTGTAAACTACCAGAATGACCAGGCATGGACCTGGGAGCGCATGGCGTTGACCCGTGCCCGGCCGATTTGCGGTGACAATGAACTGTGCCAGAAAATGCGTGAGGCGATTGCTGCCGCTCTTGGTAACCAGAATGCAGATGTTCTGAAGACTGATGCCGCCGAGATGCTGGCAAAGATACATGACGCCAAACCGCCCGCTCATATCTGGGATGTAAAAACGGCACCGGGCGGTGTGGTTGATATTGAATTCGTGGCGCAGGTTCTACAGCTTCAAAATGCTGAGACAAACATCGAGATTTTGCAGGGGAACACCCGCAATGCTTTGCGAAAGGCTGTTGATCTTGGCTTGATTGCAGCTGCAGATGGCGACTTATTGATAGAAGCGCACCGTTTTTACGAAGGGCTGCAACAATTGATCCGCATGGCGTTTGACGGCGGCGAAAGCCGGACGGATTTTCTGGAACAACCCGGTTTTCTGCCGATCCTCGCCCGCGCCTGCGAACTGCCGGATGTGGACATGATTGCAGTTCAACTGAACGATTATCAAGCGGAAGTGGCAGAGCTGGTAAAACGGTTTTTTAAGGACTAAGCGACTGCGTTAGCGCTATCCGCCTCGTGCAGGTTTTGCACCAGTGGCACGCAGACCGTAACAGTGGTTCCAACCCCTTCGGTAGACGTGATCTTCATGTGTCCGCCATGCATGCTCACCAGGCTCTTGGTTATGGCAAGGCCAAGGCCTGAGCCTTTGTGATCTTTGGTAAACTGGTTCTGGACCTGCTCAAACGGCATGCCAAGCTTGTTGATAGCTTCTTCAGGGATGCCAATACCTGTATCCTTGATCAGCAGATACGCCCCATATTCGCCGGTTTTGATCTGCACTTCGATACGGCCGCCGTCAGGCGTGAATTTGACGGAATTTGTCAGCAGATTGAGCATGATTTGTTTCATGGCACGGCGATCAGCTTCAAAAACCAAATTATCCATGCCGGTGATTTTCAGCTGGATCCCTGTGTCCATCACGTTGACATCCATGACACGGAAGGACTCCCGCACAATGTCTCCGATGTCGATCTTCTCAAAATTCAGTTGCAGACGGCCAGCTTCAATTTTTGACATCTGCAGAATATCATTGATGACATCCAGCAGGAAATTACCGCTGTCATGAATGTCGTTGCAATATTCCAGATATTTCTCTGAGCCCAGATTGCCAAATACTCCGGTGCGCATAATTTCTGAAAAGCCGATGATTGCGTTCAGTGGCGTGCGTAATTCATGAGAGATATTGGCCAGAAATTCTGACTTGGTGTTGCTGGCAGCTTCCGCTTTTTCTTTTGCATAGGCGTAGTTTTCGGCCAGTTCGACAAGCTGCTGAGCCTGTACTTCCAGTTTCTGCCGTGATTTGTTGAGGTCGCGGATAAGCGCGGTCTGACGTTTCTCGTTTTCGATCAGCTTCTGCTCATTCAGCTTCAACTCGGTAACGTCTGTGCCGACCGATACAAAACCGCCATCCTTGGTGCGCCGTTCGCTGATTTGAAGCCAGCGTTTTGAAGCCAAAGCCGCTTCATAGGTTCTGGCTTCTGCCTGGTTGATCTCACTGGGCAAGGTGATTGTTGAGACAATTTCAGGGTGACTCTTGGCCGCAATATCTTCATAGGGTGTCCCGGCAAGCACATCCTGAGGCAGTAATTTGTGCAATTGCTGATATTTGGTGTTGCACATCACCAACCGGTTTTGATTGTCCCATAGAACAAAAGCTTCAGAGGTTGTTTCGATGGCGTCCCGCAGCCTGATATCGGCAAGTCGTGTCTGCTCGGCCAGAAGGTGTTGCTCTGTCACATCTGTTGCAATGCCGACAAGCTGACGCCCACCTGGCTGCGTATTGAGAACTTCACCACGCAGCCGCAACCAGATCCAATTGCCATTGGCATGTTTGACACGCAATTGCTCATCAAACCGTGCCTGCTCTGTGACCAGAAGACTGCTTTGAAGTTGATGCAGGTCAGTGTCATCCGGATGCACCAGTTCTGTCAGATCATCCAGCGAAAACACGATGTCTTTTGATTTGTCCCGGGCAGGATAGCCCAAAAGAACACTCATGGAATTGGACCAGATCATGGTGCCCTGACTGAGATCCCAGTCCCATAGGCCTGATCGACCATGGATGAGCGCCGTTTCCTGGCGTCTATAAGCATTTGCATAGATTGCATCTGCCTCATGAGCGCGAGCGGATTGCGCAAAGAAACTGTAAACCAGAACCAGCGACAGCAGCAGCATGGCGACAAAAATCAACAGATCCTGTGTGCGTTTCGCATACCAGTTACTCAGCGCTGTTCGGTGCGATTGGATGATTGCCAGTGACGCAAAGGGCGCCTGAAGACGGTGAACTGTTACCAGCACATTTTCACCATCCGTCGTGTTGACACTCAGCACACCCGCTTCGCTTCCCAGAACAACAAGAGGCTGCACATCGCCAAGGCGGGCGGCAATATTGTCTGGCTGATCTGCCGATACCCTGTTTCCTGTGCGGCCCAGAATGTCTCCGTTTTGCCCAAGAATGTAGAACCGGCGGCCGTTGCGCTTGGCACCTTCCGGTAGAACATTTTCCAGCAGTTTGTCGAAGTTGTTCGTGTTCGGCTGGGTTGCCAGTGCATCCACTCTCGATGCCGTCGACATGGCCAGTGAGACCAGCGTCAGCTCGGCTTCCTGCATGGAAGCATCATAGTCTTGAGACAGGCTGCCGATGCGAATGGTCGCTACAATACCCAGCGACAGAATGACCATAACAGGGATGAGAATTTTAAGGGCAGGATCAAGCCCTAGCAGCTTGCGATCTGACGGTTTTGCCAGGCTCTTCAAGCTGTTAAAGAGATGTGTTGGTCCGCCGCTGGCCGCAAAAGTGCGACCTTCGTCGGACGCTTTGGCAGCTGCCGCACGCGCCATGAAAACCCTCGATTTTGATGTTGAAGCCGGCCACTCAACCCTGCCGAATCAGTTTCATTTGAATCCATGCGAATCAGCATGTCTAGAGTCAAAATGAAAAAAAAGGTTAACGGCGAATCAGACCGCTCATCTCATTCGCCGTTACCTTGAATTCAGCGATCAGCTGTCGCCGAGAAGCCGGTTGGTAATATCGGATACGTTGGATGACAAGCCAGATTGGTCCCGCAGTTTTTCCAGTGCCAGCCGGGCAAAGTTTCGACGCAGGGGTTCCAGATTGCGCCATGACCTCAGCCCTTCAAGCAAACGGGCTGCAATCTGAGGGTTTTGTTCGTCAAGCGCACCAACCTGTCGGGCCAGGAATTGATAGCCGCTGCCATCCATGCGGTTGAATTGCTGGAAGTTGGAAGCAAAGCCGCCAATCAAAGACCGAACCCGGTTGGGGTTTTCCATACTGAATACCGGATCATGCAAAAGCGCGCGCACTGTGTCGAGTGTTTCATCACTGTTGGTTACAGCCTGCAGGCCCAGCCATTTGTCCATGACAAGACCATTGCTGTCGAACTGCTCATACATGGCAACCAGCGGCTCCGCCCGCTCTGTGCGCCCTTGAAGGCAAAGCGCACTCAGGGCACCCATTCGGTCTGTCATATTTTTGGCGCTCATGGTCTGTGTAACCGCCAGGGCGGCGTGCTCTGGCTTGTCTGAGGCAACCAGCAACTTTAAAACGGCATTCATCAATGCTCTGCGAGCAGCGTTTGCCGCGTCGGTGGTCGTATCATTCGGCGTTAAAGCCTTTTCATAAAATGTGGTCATTTCCTGTTCCAGGCCAAGGGCCACATAGGCATTGATATAGGCTTTCGCATTGGCAATGGCATCTGGATCGAAGCCGGCGCCGACAGCTTCCGCAACAGCTTGATGCGATGGCAGCTGAAAACACTGTGCCTTAAAGCTGCTGTCCAGCGCATCATTGGCCAGCACCGACCGCAATGCTGTCACCAGTGGCAAAGGTGGTTCAGGCTTCTCTCGGGCAAGGATAGCGGCATTGGTTGCCGTCAGAGAATTCATTGCAAGGTTTTGGACGGCCTGCCAGCGATTGAACGGGTCGGTGTCGAATTCAGCAATGAAGACCTGATCTTCCGGCTCCTGGTTTTGCTCAAGAACAATGGGAGCGGAAAAGTTGCGATTGACCGAGAGGCGCGCATCTGACGGTACATTGTCAAACTTGAAGTCCTGAGCCTGTTCGGTCAAAAGCATCATGTCCGTTTCGCCATTGCTGCCTGCTACGGGAACATCCTGTCCGTCCGGGCCCACATAGCCAAATACCAGCGGAATGGTAAGCGCAGGGCGATCTTCCGTGAAGTGGGGCAGTTCTGAAAATCTTTGTGAGACCGTCAATAGGCGGCTGCCATCATCGTGTTTGATTTCATCCACATTGACCACCGGTGTTCCGGGCTGGTGATACCAGTGCGAGAAGTTGGTGAGATCAGTTTCATTTGCTTCTTGGAAACAGGCAAGGAAGGCCTCGATTGTTGTTGCATCGCCATCATGGCGTTCAAAATAAAGGTCCATGCCTTTACGGAAGCCATCCTGACCCAGAATCGTGGCCAGCATGCGCACAAGCTCGGCGCCCTTGTTGTAGATTGTGGCGGTGTAGAAATTGTCGATCTCTTCATAGACATCCGGACGCACAGGATGCGCCAAAGGTCCCTGATCCTCAGGGAACTGCCGCGCTATCAGCGAGCGTACATCTCCAATCCGCTGAACCGGCGCTGAGCGCATGTCCGCAGAAAACTCCTGATCCCGATACACTGTCAGGCCCTCTTTCAGGCACAATTGGAACCATTCGCGACATGTGATGCGGTTGCCGGTCCAATTGTGAAAATATTCGTGAGCGATCACCCGCTCAACGCCATAATAATCGACGTCGGTTGCCGTTTCAGGGTCTGTCAGAACATATTTATCGTTGAAGACATTCAGTCCCTTATTCTCCATGGCACCCATATTGAAGTCGGAAACGGCAACGATCATGAAAATATCAAGATCATATTCTCGCCCGAACCGTTCTTCATCCCAGCGCATCGAGCGCTTCAGGGCATCCATGGCATAGTCGCATTTGCCTTCATTACCATGCTCGACAAAGATCTGCAGTTTGACGGCGCGTCCGCTTTGCGTCGTAAAGCTGTCTTCCACACAGGCCAGATCACCTGCCACCAGTGCGAACAGATAAGACGGTTTGGGGAAGGGGTCGTGCCAGACCGCGTAGTGGCGCTTTGCGCCTGACGGCATATCCGCTGCGTCAAGAACACCCTGTTCCAGCATATTGCCATTCGACAACATGAAAGGCGCTTCGTGCGCATCAGCTTCTATACGCACTGTAAAGGTGCTCAGCACGTCAGGTCGGTCGTAAAAATAGGTAATCCGCCGGAAGCCTTCAGCTTCACACTGTGTGCAATAGGCAGAGCCGGACCGGTAGAGGCCCATAAGCTGCTTGTTGGCCTTGGGGTTCACTCTGGTGCCGATAGTGAGTTTGAAGTCGCCACTTGCAGGCAGATCGTAGATGGTGAGTTTGTCCGGTGTCGCAGAATAGTCTTTCTCCGCCAATGGCTTCCCGTCAATTTCCAGGGACACCAGAACCAACTCATCACCATCAAATTCCAGCCGTGCATTCTGCGCAGCATCTGCACGCCGGCGCATTGTCAGTTCGGCTGTCACATCAGTAACTTCAGAGCCCAGGGCAAACCGCAAATCGGTGTGGTCAATCGCAAAGGGGGTAGGTTCATAGTCGGAGAGATATGTTGCTTTTTTTCGACGGTTTTGCGGTGTCATGAGAAATCCGAATTACGATAAAGGGGTAGGGGCGTCACCAACAGTGGGACGCAATCCTGAAACGCTCATATAGAGGTTTCGCGCTCGACAGGAAACCTGCGCGGCACATTTAGATAAATTGTTTTGAGTGCGGGATCGCGCGCTTAGCCGCTCATCCAGTAATCGGTAATGATCTGTGACAGACTGCCACGATCCGCCAGCACGTCCAGCTTTGCAATACAGAAATTTGCACCAAGGCTGAGGAAACGTTGGCAGGTCTCCTCATCATCGCCCTCGGCCATGACGGAAATCGGTATCTTTTTGAAGGCCGTGTTGTTGCGAAAACCCGTCAGGAACTGGTCCGTTTCTTCTGCGGAACGTGTGGCATCCAGTAAAATAAATTCTGCCGGGCGTGTATCGCTGTTATTGAAACTGTCAAGGCAGGCATTGCTGTCATCAAAATGCACAACAGCAATTTTTTGTGGCATCAAGCCGAATATCTGCTGGATATCCGACTTCTCGCCAATATAGGCAATGACAAGATCTGCATGCTCTTTGTTAAAAATAGGCATGAGTTTATTGCCTTGCCTTAAACCGAAACTGGTCAGGTAACGCTACAGCCTAAAGACCAATAAAGCGTAAATTGCAACCAGTGCGCCTAAGGTCTATTTCTCGACGCCAAGATAGGCTGTCTCGCCCCAAACCTGTTTAACCCGTTTGTCACGACCACAAGCCTTGCGGTAGTAATTATAACGCGCTGAGCTTTTCTCGTAATAGTCCTGATGATAGTCTTCAGCTGGCCAAAAGGCCGCCGCGTCCAGAATGCGTGTTTTGATTTCCTGACCCAGTTCCTGCTCAACCTCTGCTTTGGAAGCCTCAGCTATGGCACGTTCTTCGTCATTGGCGACGAAGACTGCAGTACGATAGGAATTGCCTTTGTCGCAAAACTGACCCGTGTCATCCAAGACATCAATTGTGCGCCAGAAAGTATCCAGCAGCGCACGATAATCCGCGCTATCCTTGTCATAGACAATTTTTACCGCTTCCAGATGCCCATCCTTGCCATGGCTTTTATAGGTCGGGTTGTCGGTCTTGCCACCAATATAGCCGGATGTCGTTTCCGTAACGCCTTTAACGTGGTCAAAATCAGATTCAACACACCAGAAGCAACCACCGGCTAAAATAGCCGTGCCATTTTCTGCTGAAGCCTGCGACAGCACAGTGGGGCTGGATAAAAGTCCCAATCCAAGGAACATGGAGGTCAAAAGGCGCATAGGTATCTCGCTTTCAGCATTTGGGTTCGCGGTTTTGCCTCACAAATCGACGTGGCAGAACCTGTCTACATCAAAAAGGCCTTTATCAGTTATTTTCAAGTGCGGGATGACCGGCAGCGGCAGGAACGCGATCTGCAAAAACGGCTCAGGAAGGCGGCAACCAAGGCTTTTGGCGGCTTTTCGCAAGGGTATCAAACCTTCGTGAACCTGTTCGTGAGGAAGCTCACTCATGAGACCCGCAATCGGAAGTGCAAACTCTGCGAGAACTTTTCCGTTGGATACAACCACGAACCCGCCCTGCAATTCTATCAGCCGATTAACCGCAATGGCCATATCAGCATCATTCATGCCCAGAACGGTAATGTTGTGGCTGTCATGGCCAACTGAAGACGCCAGCGCTCCTTTTTCCAGCCCAAAGCCGGTGACGAATCCAAGTCCGGCCAAAGGCGTTGAGGCGTTGGTTTTGCCATGCCGCTCAACGACGCCGACCTTCGCCAGATCAGTCTGTGAATTGGCCACAAGATGTCCGTCCTGTTCGGTGGGCTGGCGTTTCAAATGCTGGGTCAGGATCAGACCTGCCTCAACACCAATGACGGAGATCTCGCGCGCACGGCCTGGCATTTGAAACTGATCTGATTTGACCTGCGCAGCCTTTACGCTGTTTCGCCCCACCACTGGAATGGTCTGGCGCGTGCGGAAAAGCGTTTCATCAACAATACGGCCGGCTGACAAAACCTGTTCAACCCGGCACTCTTCCAGCGAAGACAGCAGCGCAATATCTGCTCGGTAGCCTGGCGCGATGAGACCCCGATCCCAGAGCCGAAACGCCTTTGCTGCCGACCAACTGGCAAGGCGATAAACATGATGCAAGGGACGACCAAGGGCAATCGCCGTCCGGATCATGTAATCAAGATGCCCTTCTTCTGCGATTTCCATCGGGTTGCGGTCGTCTGTGCAGAACGCCAGAAAGCTGGAGGTGTTTTCGTCGATAATTTCAGCCAGGGCATGCAAATCCTTGGAAACCGATCCTTCACGAATGAGAATGGTAAGGCCTTTGCGCAGTTTCTCCCGCGCTTCTTTGGCTGTGGTGGCTTCATGCTCGGTGGCAATGCCAGTTGCAGAATAGGCGTTAAGCGGCATACCCGAAAGCAGGGGTGCATGACCATCTTTCGGCAGGTCGGCAAACAGTGCCAACTTCTCCAGCATGTCAGGATCGCCCGCCAGAACGCCTGGAAAATTCATGACTTCAGCAAGGCCAATGACTTTCCGATGGTCCATAAAGGGTTGCAGATCGCTCGCCGAAAGGTCCGCGCCAGACGTTTCAAAGCCCGTTGCTGGGACACAGGAGGAGAGCTGAATACGCAAATCCATGATGGTCTGCTCAGCGCATTCCACAAAATATTGAATGCCATCAGCCCCCAACACATTGGAGATTTCATGAGGATCGCAGATCGCTGTGGTGACGCCATGAGGCAGTACGCATCGGTCAAACTCCAGCGGCGTCACCAGCGAGGACTCCACATGTAGATGTGTGTCGATGAAGCCGGGCGCGGCAATCAATCCGCTGCCATCCAGCTCTTTTTTGCCATGGTAGTGCTCAGCAACGCCCACGATTGTGTCGCCGGTAATCGCAATATCACCCTCGAACAATTCGCCGGTAATGACATCCAGTGTCTGCACGTTCTTGATCACCAGATCAGCTGGTTCATCACCTTTTGCCTGTTGGATTCTGGCTTTCAGATTGTTTTGCATCATTTTTTCCTTTGGCAGATCATGCCGCGTCATATTTGTATCTACAAGCCATTGCTGCATTGCAAACCTTATTGGCACATGGTTTGTATCGGCTTGCAGAGCAACCCAATCTACACCTTCATCAGGTCAGGAACCATCATGTCAGAAGCGCAGATAATCAGTGGCAAAGAACTTGCCGGGACAGTGGTCGAAGCCGTCAAGATGGCGTCTTCCCGACTGATTAAGCAGACAGGTATCATCCCGGGAATTGCTGTTGTTATTGTAGGGGAAGATCCAGCCAGCCAGGTTTATGTTCGCTCCAAGGGCAAGAAGGCAGAGGAGTGCGGGTTCTTGTCCCGCACGCACCGTTTGGATGATTCGGTCAGCGAAGCGGATCTGTTGGCGCTGGTTGAGAGCCTCAATGCGGACAAAGATATTCACGGCATTCTGGTGCAATTGCCATTGCCGGGGCAGATCTCCGAAGAAAAAGTCATTGAAACCATTCTGCCCGAAAAAGACGTGGATGGATTTCACCCGATCAATGTGGGTCTGTTGGGTTCGGGAAACCGGACACGCGCTATGATCCCTTGCACACCCGCCGGCAGCCTGCTGCTGGCGAAACAGGCCCTTGGCGATAATTTGAGCGGTCTGAATGCGGTTGTGGTGGGACGCTCCAACATTGTTGGCAAACCTGTCGCGGCATTGCTGCTTCAGGAAAGCTGCACAGTGACGATTGCCCATAGCCGCACTAAGGAGATCGAGGCTTTGTGCCGCACGGCTGATATTCTGGTCGCCGCCGTTGGGCGACCACAAATGATCAAAACAGATTGGATCAAACCCGGTGCGACGATCATCGATGTTGGCATCAACCGCATTGATGCGCCTGAAAAGGGTGAGGGCAAAACGCGACTTGTGGGCGATGTGGATTACGATGATGCGCTTAGTGTCGCGGGAGCCGTGACGCCGGTTCCCGGCGGTGTGGGGCCCATGACCATCGCCATGCTGATGGCCAACACGGCAACAGCTGCCGCACGTGCAGCCGGGCGGCCAGATCTTGAGCCCGCGCTTTCGCTCTAGAGCAGAAGCTTTCAGCGAACGATGGTCAGCGTTTTGGCCGCACGTGTAATGGCGGTGTAAAGCCAGCGTTCTCGGTGTTCACGAAAGGCAAAGCTTTCGTCAAACAGCACAATATTATCCCATTGCGAACCCTGGGCCTTGTGAACGGTCAAGACATAGCCAAAATCAAACTCGTCTGATTTGCGTCGTTCCGGCCAGGCCAGGTTCCCTTCCAGTCCCTGAAAGAATTCCGGGCGCACCCGCACCCGAGTCTGCCGGGATTTGACGCCTTGGATAATTGGGGGTGGATCAGGCAGGACACGCAGATCATAGAGACCCGCACGGCCTTCCTTCGCTGCAGCCACGATCCAGAGACTGCCATTCAGCAGCCCTTTTTTCTTGTTGTTGCGCAAGCAAATCAGCCGTTCGCCCGGATGCGGCATGGAGCCATCATAGGATTGCAGGGCGCGCATGCGGGCATTGTAATTCATGCGCGTGACATTGCGTCCCACAAGCGCCTGATCGGCCTCCATCATCAGCTCTGAATCAATATCCCTGCGGGAAATCACCTGGCTTTCGCCATATTGGCCGTAATCGAGTTTCAGGCCTTCGCGAATGCGCATCGACATTTCAATAATCGGATTATCACGCGCTTGCCGATGAACTTCGGTCAGCAGAAAATCCGGTTCATGTTCGGTGAAGAAGCCGCCGCCCTTGACCGGCGGCAATTGTGCCGGGTCGCCAAGAACAAGAACTTTGGTGCCAAATGATAACAGGTCCCGCCCCAGATCTTCATCCACCATGGAGCATTCATCAATAATGATCAGATCGGCTTTGCCGGCAGGGCTGTCGCGGTTGATAGTGAAGGTTGGATCTGCGCCGGTCTCCTCGTCAGGCCGGTAAATCAGGCTGTGGATCGTGCCCGCATCTTCGCAGCCTTTTTCCCGCAGCACCTGTGCGGCCTTGCCGGTGAAGGCCGCAAACTCAACCGGTCCTTCAACGCCTTCAGCTAAATGCCGGGCGAGGGTGGTTTTGCCTGTGCCGGCATAACCGAACAGACGAAACACTTGCGAAGCGCTTTCTTTGAACCATTCAGATACAAACGTCAGCGCCTGTTCCTGTTCCGGCGACCATTGCATCAGGCAGCATCTCCCGTTTCGATCTCCTCACGCAGCATCTCAAGCTCCAGCCATTGTTCTTCTTTTTTGGAGAGTTTTCCCTGAGCAACTTCGAGATCTTTAGCGGTTTTTGTAAACTTGTCGGGTTCTTTTCTGAACAGATCGGGCTTCGCCATCAGCGTCTCAAACGCGTTGATTTTAACACCAAGCTCCTCGATCTCGCCAGGCAGTGTTTTCAAAGCATGTTGCTGTTTGAAGCTGAGCTTGGGCTTGCTTTTCGGCACTCCGGCCAATTTGTTTGCTTTCCGGCTCTTCGATTTTGTTTCGCTCTGTTTTCCAGGTCGTTTGCCGCGTTGTGTCAGCATGTCCGAATAGCCGCC is a genomic window containing:
- a CDS encoding ATP-dependent RecD-like DNA helicase — translated: MQWSPEQEQALTFVSEWFKESASQVFRLFGYAGTGKTTLARHLAEGVEGPVEFAAFTGKAAQVLREKGCEDAGTIHSLIYRPDEETGADPTFTINRDSPAGKADLIIIDECSMVDEDLGRDLLSFGTKVLVLGDPAQLPPVKGGGFFTEHEPDFLLTEVHRQARDNPIIEMSMRIREGLKLDYGQYGESQVISRRDIDSELMMEADQALVGRNVTRMNYNARMRALQSYDGSMPHPGERLICLRNNKKKGLLNGSLWIVAAAKEGRAGLYDLRVLPDPPPIIQGVKSRQTRVRVRPEFFQGLEGNLAWPERRKSDEFDFGYVLTVHKAQGSQWDNIVLFDESFAFREHRERWLYTAITRAAKTLTIVR